The Peromyscus eremicus chromosome 2, PerEre_H2_v1, whole genome shotgun sequence genome includes the window GGTCCTTCTCGGGCTACCGCCCCCACCTCTTGTCTTCCAAATCCTGTTAAACTCtatgtcttggttagggttgctattgctgtgaagagacaccatgaccaggacaactcttgaaaggaaaacatttaattggggctgtcttacattttcagaggtttagtccattatcttcatggcggCATGCAaccagacatgatgctggagaaggagctgagaattctgcatcttgattctcaggcagcagaagcaactgtgagcCACATTGACCATAGCAtgaacatatgagacctcaaggtccacgcccccacagtgacacacttcctccaatgtcaaacctcctaatagtgccactccctatgggtcaagcatccaaacacatgagtctatgggggccatcctattcaaaccaccacattccactcccaggcccccataggcttgtagccataacatattgcaaaatgcatttagtccaacttcaaaagtctccgtagtctatcacagtctcaacctTGTTTAAAGGtacaaagtctcttctgagactcatgaaacctcttaactgtaatcccctgtaaaatcaaaatcaaaaagcagatcacatacctccaacatataatgacacaggatataAATTGTCATtcaaaaatggaggaaagggagcatagtgaggaaatactggatcaaagcaagaccaaaaaccagctgggcaactccaaactgcatctccatgtctgatgtcaaaactctCTTCAGATCACCAactctttcagctttgttgactgcaacacacttctttctcttgggctggttccattccctgttagcagctctcctcagcaggtatcccatgactctggcatctccaacatcttggggtctccaaggcaatccaggcttcaccttcacagtttcacacaatggcctctctggactTCCATGCAGGGACACTCCTGCCACATGCTTAGCCCCAGAGGCTTTCCTTAGTCGctgaggcaaattccataacccctttcttctgtccttgattctaaagccagaaccacatggctgaagctgccaagttctgctgcttactggggctgaaACATGGCCCCCTCACTCAACTAcaccttcaccagctttctgttttcagtggtttccttcactgcctaagtttggctgtccttcctgaaactggatctttagaccaggctggcctcgaactcagagatctgtcagcctctgccttctgagtactgggattaagggcgtgcaccaccacacctggatctaagctgttctttaattccttttcacaagttggaagcttagctgggtctTGCCcagaggtcaccactccctttattccatttcttaatctgtttatttccttgaacacaggattaatctccattccacttcctggtgcctctttttctcaatctgtacattttgtatttttccttgctcagcttgctccttttcattataaatcttcatcagacTTAACACAACAGAGTCCatactagactgttttgagatttcctctccaacagaattaatccaaatctcttcactttagtctcaggcagattcttcagacaagagcaaaaagcagccacattcttcaccaaaatatcacaagaacaatctctaggcaacaaactaaaattcttctcctctgaagccTCTTGAGCCAGGTCCCCACAGTTCAAGTCACCCTCAGCACCGCTGTCTTCCATGTTTCTACTGGAATGGTCCATGAAGCCCCACTTAAAGTggtcaactgcttttctaattcaaactcccaaagtccacattcctccaaacaaaatcatggcaggcttatcacagcaataccccagtccccagtaccaacttctgtcttagttagggtttctattgctgtgaagagacaccatgaccacagcagttcttatacaggaaaacatttaattggaatggtttacagttcagaggtttggtccattatcacgGCAGGAAACACGGCagcgtacaggcagacatggtgctggagagaaagctgagaattctacatcttgatccacgggcaacagaaggagactgtgtgctaCTCTGGGAATGGCTTGAGCTTATGAGACattaaagcctgcccccacattgacacacttcttccaacaaggtcacacttactccaaaaaagccacagctcctaataacaccactccctatgggtcaagCAGTCAAACACAGGAGTCTATGAGGACCatatattcaaaccaccacactctacCTTCTATAAACAAGAATCCAGTCACTCATCTCCCTCTCACTGGTCTCTGCTTCCACCCTTGACCCCTCAAGTCTCTTTCTAATCCAAATGGACATGTCACTGCTCTGCTCAGAACTCTGGAGTAGCAACCTGTCTTCTTAGGGTAAAAGCCTTGAGGTGGTCCATAAGTCCATAGATCACTTTTGCATACTGCCTGCCCATCACCCCTCCAGGTCATCACTCACCCTAAGGTCATTCAGGCTCCACGCTCTTCCTGACGTGCACAGACACCCCAGGACCTTTGCACCTGCCTTTCCTGCTGCCTGGAATGACCTTCCTCCAGACAGCTGCATGGCTATCTCCCTTGCTAAGTCTTTAACCCTGTGGTCGGTCACCTTAGTGGGATCTTCCCTGGCCACTCTCTAGACTGCAGAAGCCCTTCCCCAAGGGGTTTCCTCAATTTTCCTAATCTGTTGTGCACCACAGCCTTAATCACCATCTGTCATACTATACAAATTATCTGTTTTGTCTCTTGTCCGTCTCTAACTAAAAGCCAAACTACAGTGGCTGACAGGGGTGACTGAGTTTTGTTCGCGTCCGTGTCCCCTGGGTCTGGGACAGGGAACCCCCTGGATGGTATTTGAGAGGGATGAAATGTAAGGACTAGAACTGAGGAGGCCAAGAATGTATGGGCAGGAGAGCTCTGGGGTGACATTTTCCTGAAACTAACAGGAGCCTCTGTCCCAGGAGGTCACAGGGGGTCACAGGGGGAGGGGGTAGGGAATCACACTTTGTTTCTAGAAAGCCAGATTTAAGGTGGACGGTGcctggagtgacaggcaggggGTCACTAAGTGACACATACTTGCAAGGATCCTGGGAAACGTATGGAAAGCCTGAGTCACAAAGGTCCCTGACATCTGGGTGTCGCTGGCTAGGTGGCCAACCAGGATGAATCCAAGTGTGGGTGGATTGCCTACAAACGAGCCCGCCCGGGAAGGGCAATGGCAGGGAACATCCTGGCTTCATGCAGGGCTGCAAGGAGCAGATCTGCTGTGGGTGGCTGGCTTCTCCACAGGTTCCTCAGCCAGGCCACTACAGCCCAGAAAGGGACAGCACCCTGCCTTGGTGAGATTGCCATGGTCTTAGCTCAGGCTCAGGCTGGTGACCTTAACCAAGTCACTGCCCCTTCGTGAGCCAGATGACAGattgtggagagagacagaggagtccTTTGTGGCCAGCTAGCCCTCCCCACCTGCCCTTCAGCGGCTGCCAAGACAGAACCTGTTCACACCGGCCTTTCATTAGCTCTATGCCCTGTGGTAAATACCTCACCTGGGAAACCCCTTAGGAATTGCAGAGGGTCTAATAAAGGCCCAGCCTAAGTCACCACCAGAGAGGGGAGGCAAGACCTCTCCAGACTCCTTTGTGGCCTAGGATAacctctgggaagagagaatgtgACAGGAAGGCAGAATGGGAGGGGCCAGAACTCCTGAAGGGAGGCCCAGGGGTCTGGCTGGGAACAAAGAGCAAGGGGCAGAAGTCATTGGTAGGAGCTGGAAGTTTGCTATGCAGAGCAGGCCTTCTCCCAGCCCAGACTATGTAAGGGCTTTTGCCGTTTCCGAGTGAGCTGGGAGCCAGGCCCTACCTGGACTTGTCACTGAGAGGCTCAGTGGCCTGAGAAGACTGCAGGAATCAGGCAGTGACAATACAACTCCCCGCCGTGGTCCAGCAGAGCCAGGGAGCCACATCCTGACTGTACTTTGAGCTCTTAGCTTGCACAGGCTGCTTCCCCACATGGGGACCctccacacacatctgtaataaGAAGGACCTTCACAGGTGAGGAGGAGATAGGACCTAGCCTAGCACCCGCTGGCCCTTGGGGCTCCCACCTTCGCCAGCGTTTCAGTCCCTGCTGCCTTGGGGCCTTGGGGATGTCGCTTAGTCCCCCTGAGTGAGAATGAGACTGACATGGTGTCCCGAATGAGAAGCTGGTTTAACTTGACCCCTGACACCTGCTGCCTTCTAGGCCCCTGGCCTGCACACTGGAGAAGGACACTGTCCCTGAGAGAGGGGCAAGTGACCCCAGACCACAAACCCCTCCCTTACTCTGGCGCTTGTGTGTCCCTCACATTTCAGCACGAGCACCACAGCCCGAGTTAAAAGGATTTGATTTGCCAGTTCGTGATCTATAGCTCAAgctgatggggtgggggtggggcaagggGGAGCTGGGAGCTGTATAGGAATGGACAGAACTGGACCAGTTGGTGGCACAGTGGAGCAGGCAGAATGAAGCCAGAGAGAAAGTTTGCTATTGGTGCCACATCTGGAGACTCAGGGACAGTAGTGAGGCCCCTGGTAGAGGAGGCTTACCTCTTCCAATTCTGAGACGTGCAGCGGTTCGAGGGCCTCTGGCCCAGGGCTGTGGTCCTGCTTTCAGTATACTGCTCAGTGCCCGCTGCTTGTCACCACACGCGGGCCCTCCCACTTGGCTCTCTGAGGCAGGGGCTGGCGCTGCTATAAAATGCCAACTCCACCTCAGTCATTGCCGTGGTGGTACAGGGTGGGACCTAGGCTCAGGGGAGCTTAGATTGGCGTTTATGTTCTCTTGGCCACAAACCAGTTGTGTAAATTtgggctgcttctgcttctgcctctggcctTGTGTGTTCACTGCACATTATCTCCCAGCTGTCAGCTGCTGGGTCCCAGCACACCAGTTTGGAGGTCCTATTTCAGTTGGGACCCTGATGATGGCCTCCCCAATACCTCGTAGGGAGAAGAACCATAGGAACCAGCCACGCATAGAATGGTGAGATGTAATAAAGTGGGGTTTATTTAAAGCCAACTAACATGGAGATAGTCTCTCATACAGCAACAGATACAAAAGATACAAAGAGCAGCAGAGCTCTGTTGAGTGCCTGCTGTGAACTCAGCACTGGAGGATGCCCTGAGCAAAGCTCATGGCTTAGGGGCCAGTTTCAGGGCCTGCTGGGGACCTGTAACTCCCCTGCAGCCTGAGCTCAACCTGGGCTGGAGCTTGCAGCACGTGGACCAGAAACAGCCCCCTGAGCGAGGATGATGCTCTCGTAGCTGGGTGGGGGTAAGAGGGAGGACGACCCCAGCAGGGCATCCCCCTGAGCGTGGCACTGAAGGTCTTCTTCTTCGGGCTGCACCGGGGATTGCAGGGGACCCTCAGCCAGTGGACAGTACATGGCCTCCTCGTAAGTGGGAATGACAGCCTCCTTGGGAGGCCTAGGGGAACAGGAAAGAAGCTGTTAGCAGGACCAGCTCCAAACTCTCCGGCATGGCCACAGGGAGGCAAAGGAGTCGGCATGGCCACGTCCACACAGCTCTCTTGACGCTTGCTGGAGCAGCCTGCCAATGTCAGCTCCCCTTCCTCTTCACAATACCTCTGCTCCCTTCCACACTCTGGGTTGACACCACTCGCCACTTTGACACTTCCCGGGGACACTGCTCTTCTCTGTCACTGTGCTGACACTGTGTGGCTGTCTCTTGGGGCAGAGATTGACGAATGTCTAAACACTGAGAACAGGTGCTTAGGGGTGTTTGTTGAGAGACTAAGGGGGTGGTCCAGGGACATAAAGACTCCCAGCTGGCTGAAATATCATTTGTAAAGTTACACTTGTGATGCTCAGGGCAGAATGTGAGGCCTCAATTTACCTGCCCATCTAGATGCTTGAGACTTGACATGGTAAGTTAACCAGGTAATTGCTTCTCCTTGCATGCCTCCAGGGAGAGAGAGCTCACTTCTTAACAAGTCAATCTCTTCTATCACTCTACATTGTAGCCCACCCCTGACTCTCCAGCCCACCCTTCGCACCTAGGCAACCGAATCACCTAACAGGGATGTGACATAGAGACTGGGTGCTCAGAGGCCCCTCTGATCTAGCTTTGCAGGCCAGATTCCAAGGACAAACGTCCTGCTACTGAGCCCCTGTGGGCTACCTCCACAGTTAAGTGCCTTTCCCTGTCCCAGGGCTCTGAGCTGGTTGCCACCCTTACAGCAGGCCACTAGGAGGCAGGCTCATCCTCCTGGTCACAGAGCAGCTGTGCAGGCCCTGGATTTGAACTTGGCTTAGATGGAAGAAGAGGGCTGGGGACCAGCCAGGAGACACGCAGCTGAGAACCAACCAATGCTCACCTTCCTCTGAGCTCCCACGGCAGGCTTTGCAAGGAGGGCAATGTgtctgccaagcctggtgataCATGTCTGCCATCTCAgtattctagaggcagaggcagaggcagcaggatttgtgttagaagccagcttgggctacccagctagttcaaggccagctagggctgcctagtaagaccctgtctcaacaaatcagaaaagaagaaaggggttgggggtgggggtgctgagaAGCTATGTTCCTGGAGGCTGCGCACTGAACTCTATTGCTGTGTGGCCCGGGTTCTGTTCTTACATCCTTTgggcctcttcttcctcatctgtgGAATGGGGATAATAGTTGTCATTCACAGATGCagaagaggaaaagcagaaaagggGTTAACAGCCCTCAGGGGAATGTGAGTAATAGGGCTCCAGAGCCCTCCTCTCCCATCTTGTATACCGCCCAGCCTTGCCCTGCCCTCCCCAGATGATTTGAGCTGGTTCTAGGTCTGCTTGGAGCCAGGCCAGCAGGTGGCAGCCGGTAGGACGTGTGGCTCATGTACCATAGGCACTCAGCACAGAGCAGGAAGTTTGCTTAGAGGGCAGGTGTGCCACAGCCCTCAAGTCTGCTCCTGTCACCTCAGTAGCCTGTTGGCTCATCAGCCTTAACTGTCCAAGGTCATAGTTCAGAATACAAGAACACCCAGAACTTGGCCTTTGCAAGGTCCTGTCCTAGTGTGTAGGAGGCTCCTAGTGCATTCCGGACACAGAGCTCTGTGGTTGTGGGGGGTGGTCCTGCCAAGTGGTCTCATGCACAGAGACCAGGACAGCCTTGTGGGGGCAGGAAACTAAGTTACTTacggtgggaagacccaccctaactgtGTGGTGTATCATCAGCTGCACCGAGGTCCTGGACTGGACAGAAAGAACAAAGTGAACTGAGCACTAGCGTCCATCTCTCTGCCTGCTGACGAGGGACACGACAtggccagctgcctcatgccCCTGTCGCTGTgccctctccaccatgatggaatATACCCGCCAACTGAGAGCCCAGATAAACCCTTCCTCAAAgtgttttctggtttgttttttcagGTATCTCAGCAGCGAGCTGTAGTACAGAAGGTCTGCCCTTCCTCCTGCCGCAACTGACAGATAAGGAAACAGGGGTGACCTGGGAAATCTGGGGACATTCGCAGACACAGGGTAGCGACAGAGAGTTGGCCTTCAGAGCAGGCCTGGTGCTGTCTGCTGGGCTCACTGAAGGACCGCGGGGGCCGCTGTTCAGAACTGACTGTTGCCAGCTTCTAGGGTAGGGTCTCGTCTGTCTCGTTCCTGATGTGTTATCAATACTCGGAACTGGACCCACCACGTGGTAGGTGCCCAGCGGTGTGAGATAGATGCCAGAGAGCAGGAGACTAAGGGAGGATTAAGACCTGACAGGGAAAGAGGAATGCCCAAGCCAACAGATGAGAAGCCTGTTTCTAGCCACAACCAGGCTAGAAACACCCCACAACCAGGGAGTGAGGCGCCTCCCATGGGGACAGGATCAGACAAGCAGGCTGCCTCCATACCCAGTCACACCAGCTTCTGAATCTGAAACTTGGGTCTCAGAGCTGGAAGGACCCCTTCCAGCTTCCTGGCAGCGGGGATGGGGGTagggagctgggggtgggagtaACCCGCAGCTGTGGCCTGGGCCCTGTTGAGGCAACACTGCTGTGTGTATAGACAACACCACCACCTCTGCGCAGGCCAGgcggggaggggcgggaggaCAGGCCTGGCCTGGCTGTCAGAGTCCAACTCATTTTATGAGCAGGTAGGTCACTCTCTCGGAGACAAGTTTCTCATCTGAGAAGTGCAGTTTGTCTGGGTAAGGTGCCCTTCCCTCTGATGGTCCAACTCTGcagcctaggctgacctggaactcaatggCTGGAtctcagctcccaagtgctgccctacaggtgtgtcccaccatgCCCCACTCGAGATCTGCCTCTTGGCCTCAGTAGTACTTGTTGGATGTTGTATCTAGCCTCAAGGAGCCATGGGCCAACAGCAAGATACTCGAGAAGACACTGTCTACctgacagagggaaggaaggcatccaggcaggtCCCAACCAGTTCACAGGAGCATAGGCTAGCCCCCTACTGAACTGACAGCAGTGCTTGTGGAGACATGTTACAGAGGGCCACAAGCTTTGCAGCCCTCAGCCTCGCACCCCTGTGAGCCCTGTGTGACAAGCAGCAACATTGGTTCCCACTGGCATAGAAGTTCCAGCAGGCAGAGGGCAGAAAACCGGTGTAAGCTCCAGGCCCACTGGATGCTTTGTGGACTAAACAAGTGCCCAAGGAGACATGCATGACTCAGCTTTCTCACCGGGCAAAACCGGTCCCCAGACATAAGACACCAATGTAcccatacaacacacatacacaaacctcAGCACATCTATGGGGATCGTAGTCTAAGAAAACTTGCTGAAAAGCTGGGTAGGGTGATACACGTCTgtcatcccagcccttgagacaggaggatcacacgTTTTAGGCCAgattgggctacagagtaagactgtctcaaaaagggaaggaaatgagaaagaaaacatgttCAAAAGTCTGGGGATAACGGcaatgaaaaaaaaccaaaaccgagTGAGAACTGTTTTGATCCAGCCGTTGGCTTCTGCCtcactcaccccccaccccaccccccacctgcaCCACCactactgtgtgctgggcactGGGCTGAGCTGTGCCCACACATCACTCCCCCGTGGTCCCCAGTGCCTCCTGAGGCAGGGAGCTATGGTGAACACTGGTTCCCAGCAAGGCTGCGGAGGTGAGGGGGGTGTCACAGTTCTGACACATAGTTCTGTACCCTTGGGCAAGTTATCTAAGGTCTCTGGGTCTGGTTTCTGCCTCCACAAATGGAGAAGTCCTGGCTACGTCACCTGGGATGTGGAAAAGTCACTCGGCATTGTGCCTGGCCCTGGCCAGTGCCCTCTTGTGCCTCGAGGACTCTTCCTATGCTGGGCTCTTGACTCCTCTGATTCTCTGCTGAGCTTGGCTGCTGCCTCCTCCTGTAAggcttcccagatttctccacaTCTCCACAGGACTCTGTCTGCTCTTCACATGGCTCTCACTACTCTGGTTTGTCATTTGCCTCTGTCATGGGGCTTCCATGTCCTCAGGATACAGGCCGAGGCCATGTCCAGTGGAGGAATCTCACGAGAATTTGCTGGGCAAGTACTGGATTGTGTGAGTGCAGTGGCTCACCCGTGGTGCCCACCCTGCCCCACTAACCTGCAGCTCTTCTCAGAAGACTCCACAGCAAGGTGGTGCAGGCCTCTGGAGAGTTGGTACAGGTCCCCCTGGCTCGACCTCTTTGTGCTTTCCTGGATGGACCAAAGCAGGCCAGAGAACAGGAGCAGGCCACCCATGCTGCAGCAGAGGAGGCTGACAGACTTGAACCACACCACGGGGATCTTGCGCGATGGATGTCCCACCGTGGGGGCCAGTGAGCCGGGCTGGACAGCTGCGTCGTCTTCGCTCCACCACGCAAAGCTGAGTGTCCCAATCACCAGGACCACTGTGCCGCCGACCGTCATGCAGTAGCGCACCGTGGACGCCACGCGGCCTCTGACGCTGCATGTCTGCACACGGAAGGAGAGGGAGTCTGAAGAAACGGGCCAG containing:
- the Tmem61 gene encoding transmembrane protein 61 encodes the protein MAAHETCSVRGRVASTVRYCMTVGGTVVLVIGTLSFAWWSEDDAAVQPGSLAPTVGHPSRKIPVVWFKSVSLLCCSMGGLLLFSGLLWSIQESTKRSSQGDLYQLSRGLHHLAVESSEKSCRPPKEAVIPTYEEAMYCPLAEGPLQSPVQPEEEDLQCHAQGDALLGSSSLLPPPSYESIILAQGAVSGPRAASSSPG